One Acidaminococcales bacterium DNA window includes the following coding sequences:
- the polA gene encoding DNA polymerase I gives MNGKFVIVDGSSLLYRAFYALPPLVSSKGVNTGAVYGLANMLLRLIDEMKPQFMAVAFDKSRVTFRTGLFSAYKAQRKPTPPELIEQFPLARRLLESFGIAVLDFDGYEADDIIGTLAARAEGAGCDNIVVTGDRDALQLVGERTKVLLTKKGISNTKLFDLAALRAEYNLSPAQIVELKALMGDASDNIPGVPGIGEKTAGKLLAEYGTVENIFANLEHIKGKPGEKLAANKELAFLSRRLASIDKAVPIEFFPARFTINPDRAKAESLVAELDFSGLKGKLASLCAAGGLPEAPAKPVKSGAAETVDSFERASAILFGQTEDTAFVYPKITGTLPRLKLAEMEIFTGGRVYLFQAEAAAWPAVLEWLSDAEFPKAALNAKELYQAVRSEGAPLRGIADDGAVAAYLVDPSLNNFTIESLFARFCPGGADAAPSELLARLQAVLAQELAKAGLVQLYRDLELPLTKVLAAMEMNGITVDRRQLEAMSEELSQKIELLQTEIYALAGEQFNLNSPKQLGTLLFERLALPVQKKTKTGYSTDADVLEKLSGLHPVVDEVLEFRLLSKLQSTYLEGMKPLIDRETGRVHSHFQQLATATGRLSSTEPNLQNIPVRTETGRRIRKFFVPGPGFDWLVAFDYSQVELRILAHMSGDPLFIGAFWENQDIHRQTAAEVFGVPAEQVTPALRTRAKAVNFGIVYGISDFGLARDLGISRAEASVYIEKYFGRYPGIKNYMRQAVEDARKAGYATTMFNRRRYLPDINSSNFNRRSFAERTAINTPIQGSAADIIKKAMVDVARLLAAKKMKSRLLLQVHDELIFEAPDGERRLLEEMVKGTMQAAAELKVPLVVDVAAGKNWAQTKGNF, from the coding sequence CAAAGCCCAGCGCAAACCGACCCCGCCCGAACTTATAGAGCAGTTCCCCTTGGCGCGCCGGCTGCTTGAGAGTTTTGGCATAGCGGTTTTAGATTTTGACGGTTACGAAGCTGACGACATTATCGGTACGCTGGCCGCGCGAGCGGAAGGCGCCGGCTGCGACAACATTGTCGTAACCGGGGACCGTGACGCTTTGCAGCTTGTCGGCGAACGGACCAAGGTACTTTTGACAAAAAAGGGCATTTCCAACACAAAACTTTTTGATTTGGCCGCCTTGCGCGCCGAATACAACCTGTCGCCGGCGCAGATTGTCGAACTTAAAGCTTTGATGGGCGATGCGTCCGATAACATTCCCGGCGTGCCCGGCATAGGCGAAAAGACCGCCGGCAAACTTTTGGCGGAATACGGGACCGTTGAAAATATTTTTGCCAACCTTGAGCATATAAAAGGCAAGCCGGGCGAAAAACTGGCGGCCAACAAAGAGCTGGCTTTCTTGTCCAGGCGGCTGGCCAGCATCGACAAAGCCGTGCCAATAGAATTTTTTCCCGCCCGGTTCACCATAAACCCTGATCGGGCCAAAGCCGAATCGCTCGTCGCCGAACTGGATTTTAGCGGACTGAAAGGCAAGCTTGCCTCGTTATGCGCGGCCGGCGGCTTGCCCGAAGCGCCGGCAAAGCCGGTCAAAAGCGGCGCGGCGGAAACCGTGGACAGTTTTGAGCGGGCAAGTGCCATATTGTTCGGCCAAACGGAGGATACGGCGTTTGTTTATCCCAAAATTACGGGAACTTTGCCGCGCCTTAAATTAGCAGAAATGGAAATTTTTACCGGCGGGCGCGTTTATCTTTTCCAAGCGGAAGCCGCGGCCTGGCCGGCCGTGCTGGAATGGCTGTCCGATGCCGAATTTCCCAAGGCCGCACTTAACGCGAAAGAACTTTATCAGGCCGTCCGGTCAGAAGGCGCGCCGCTGCGGGGCATAGCGGACGATGGAGCGGTGGCCGCTTATTTAGTCGATCCCTCGCTTAACAACTTCACCATAGAATCTCTTTTCGCCCGTTTTTGCCCGGGCGGCGCGGATGCCGCTCCCTCGGAGCTTTTGGCGCGGCTGCAGGCGGTTTTGGCGCAAGAGCTGGCCAAGGCCGGGCTTGTCCAACTTTACCGCGATCTGGAACTGCCCCTGACAAAAGTGCTGGCCGCCATGGAAATGAACGGGATAACCGTGGACAGGCGCCAGCTTGAAGCCATGTCGGAGGAACTTTCGCAAAAAATCGAACTTTTGCAAACGGAAATTTACGCCCTGGCCGGGGAACAATTCAACCTCAATTCGCCCAAGCAATTGGGAACGCTGCTTTTTGAGCGCCTGGCCCTGCCTGTGCAGAAAAAAACCAAAACCGGTTATTCGACGGACGCGGACGTACTGGAAAAATTGTCCGGCCTGCATCCGGTGGTCGATGAAGTTTTGGAATTCAGGCTGCTCAGCAAACTGCAATCGACCTATCTTGAAGGCATGAAACCGCTGATCGACCGGGAAACCGGCCGGGTGCACTCCCATTTCCAACAATTGGCGACGGCTACCGGCCGCTTGTCCAGCACGGAGCCCAACCTGCAAAACATCCCGGTCAGGACGGAAACCGGCCGGCGGATCAGGAAATTTTTTGTTCCCGGCCCGGGCTTTGACTGGCTGGTGGCTTTTGACTATTCGCAGGTGGAACTTAGGATACTTGCCCATATGTCCGGCGACCCGCTTTTTATCGGGGCTTTCTGGGAAAATCAGGATATACACAGGCAGACCGCCGCCGAAGTTTTCGGCGTGCCGGCGGAGCAAGTAACGCCGGCCTTGCGCACGCGCGCCAAGGCGGTCAATTTTGGCATAGTCTATGGCATCAGCGATTTCGGCCTGGCTCGCGACCTCGGCATAAGCCGCGCGGAAGCGTCCGTATATATCGAAAAATATTTCGGGCGCTACCCGGGAATAAAAAACTACATGCGGCAGGCGGTGGAAGACGCGCGCAAAGCGGGATACGCCACTACCATGTTTAACCGGCGCCGTTATTTGCCTGACATTAACAGCTCCAATTTCAACCGGCGTTCTTTCGCCGAGCGCACGGCGATAAATACGCCCATCCAAGGCTCCGCCGCCGACATAATCAAAAAGGCGATGGTGGACGTGGCGCGGCTGTTGGCGGCAAAAAAGATGAAATCGCGGCTGCTCCTGCAAGTACACGATGAGTTGATCTTTGAAGCGCCGGACGGCGAGAGGCGGCTGCTGGAAGAGATGGTAAAAGGCACAATGCAGGCAGCCGCCGAATTGAAGGTGCCGTTGGTGGTGGACGTGGCGGCAGGCAAAAACTGGGCGCAAACTAAGGGGAACTTTTAG